The genomic interval GGAGAGTCACTCACCAGCCAGGTAAGCAGATTTCCTCCTCTCTGAAAAGCAAAACACAAGAAAACAGGTGTTTTCTAAGAACCAGAAATTTTCTGAACCAGTGAGACACGCTAAGAACCAGAATGTATCCTGTGGAGGGGATGCAGAGAGCTCAAGAGGAAAAGTAGAGCTTACCTAGTTCTTCCTGAAATTTAgctgaaagagagtgaaaacaaaaaagcatGAACTCCACTCCCTAAGAAAAAGATTCACAAATACCACCTCTCTGTGTGTAACCCCTGGCGAAGACATTCCAACTGCAGACCCATTGGAGCCTCCCCAGCTCCAGATGTCCACCCAGGTCTCCCCAGCCACCTGCTCTGGACTGGGATTTCCCCAGAGCCCTGGACTCAGGCCCTGTGGTCAGCGCATCCCTCTCAGCACCAGCTGCCACATTCACCAGCCTTGACCCCCGTCCTGCCTTACCTGCGTCCTTCAGCACTTCCTCCTTTGTCTGACGGTCCTGCTCGCTAGTCTGGCACAGAGTCTCCTTTTCTCCCCTCACCTGCATCTTCATGGAATGTTCTCTCTTGGTGTAACATCCAGCCCCAAGGAGCAAGATCACCAGCACAGTCAGGCTCACCGAGAAAGCCACCTTCCAGGGAGAGGCCTGGGGGAAGAAGGGCTCTGTGGCCCAGCCAGACACCCCGTCAGGACTCCTGCCCAGGACAGCgcagcccagaacacccaggaACACCcggccccctcctccagccctgctggAAGCTGGGAGCACCTCTGACCTGGGATGAAAATGGCCATGGCCTTCTCCCGGCCCAGGACAGGGTTGAGGATGGAGCAGGTCACGTTGCCCACAGAGCTGTCTCTCACCAGCAGCGCCGCCTCCACGCTGAACAGCCCTTCAGCATCCTGGGTGTGGGCTTCAGAGAACGCCAGGAACTTCTCTCCACTGAGGTCTCTCCACTGCACCTGGGGCTTCGGGAACCACCCCGAGGCCGTGCACACCACGCGGACCCCATCTTCCTCAGGCCCTGTGATGCGCACCTGAGGGGCAGAGCCCACACCTGCGGGAGGCAAGATGTAGAGCCCAGGAACCCAGCGGTGCCTACGTGTGCACAATTCCAGGGGGCGCCCTGCACTTGGCATTCTGGGGGCTCTGGGGGCAGCCTGCTCCCACAGGGAACAAGGAGGCATCCTTGCCTCGGGGAACAGAAGGAAGGAGCATGGGGATCCCCAGGGTTTCAGAGAGCTGGGCCCCTTCTCCCCAGTCGTGCAAGTGGAAGGGCTGATGCCGTGTAAACCACAATGTGGTCCGAGGTCCACCCTTATCCTTGCTCTCCTCACCTCACACTCTCCCAGGGCATCTGCTTCCACACCCACTGCCTCTTTGTAAATCGCCAGGAAAATTAGGTCAGGTATCACCCCTATGCCCTGAACTCCGCTTCCTTCTATCCTCAGGTTTACCTCCACATGGACTCTTCACATAGACTTCAAACTCATAATTCCAGAACTAATATGTGCTTTGGCCCCATCTCTGATGGCTTGATTGTGAAAATATTCCCACATCTCCACTCATCTTTATATCCAGTCCCTGTCCCTGTCTGCCACACTCTTGTCCCCTCTGAACACCCTGTCCCTTCACTCACTCCCACCAGCTATGAGGACCCCAGGTGTCCCTAGAACACACCAGCCACACACCCTCCCCAGGGCATTAAGGTTGGCTATTCCCTCCCCTTTGAACTTGCAACCCTCAGATGTCCAAGACGCTGAATCCCTCCTTCCAGTCTACGTTCAGATACACATTCTCCATCAGGACCGGCCTGCGCCACTGTGTAACACTGCAGCCTGGCCTCACTCCCAACCCTCGGTCCTGATCCCCTTCCCCTGTTCCACTCGGCTTCTCATCCTCAGCACTTACCACATTCTAACATCACCTAtaatctgtttcttcattgtgACTGCTTGATCATCTGCTTGAGAATATACACTCATAACAACAGGAATCTTTATTACGTTCTCTGATGCATCCAAGGTGTTTAGAAAGGACCAGACACAtagtatgtgcatgctcagtcgcttcagtcggatccgattctttgtgaccgtatggactctagccctccaggctcccctgtccatgggattctccaggcaagaatactgaagtcggttgccatttcctcccccaggggatcttcccaactcagggatagaatccatgtttcctgcattgcaggtggattctttaccacagagccacctgggaagcccagaaacataGGAGGCAGTCTATATATTtgcactgaatgaatgaatggatcaaAGAGCTTCCCTTCCTCCTGTGATAAATGTGAAGCTGAATTTTATCTTTCAGATCCCTCCCAGTTCCAACACCCCAAAACGCTAATCTAGTTACCCAAGTCACCAACCTGCCACCTTCAGCTCCAAACCAGCCTCTTCATAGAAGTGTCCTTTTCTGAAGAAGCAGGTGTACAGCCCATTGTCAGAAGCCTGGACCCTCTGGATGCGCACGGCAGCATATCCCTGGTTGAGGCGGTTCCCCACCAGCGAGGTCCGCCCTGCGTAAGGAGTCATCTGCTCCTCCTTCTGCTCCTGTCGGTTCTGATAGGCGAACACGGTTTCCAAAGACTTGGAGCGGAACCACCTCAGCTCCATGTCCTCTGCACTCACAGCTGGAAATAGGGAGCACGGCAGCACAGCTTCCCCACCCAGCACTGCCACGATGGGGTCCAAAGGGCCAGTCACCTGGAACTTCCCTGTGAACACAGAGACGGCAGTGAGAGAGCAGGAAAGATGCAGACCGAGGGCAGGAGACACACAGCATCAGGTGGGAAGGCCCCAGTCTCGGATGAGATGACCACGGGACTGATGGATGGAGCTTGATGACTCTGAATCTGGGCAACATATCTGATCACATTTTTGTGACCCAGAAACAGTTTCAAGGAGAATCCCTCACTCTCCTGTTCTCCTGTCCCCAGGCCCTTCTGTGAAGGCCCTCAGCGTGAATATGCAACAGAATCGTCATGAGATCAGGGGAATCACAACTGGCaggaccccctccacccccagtacACCTTCTGATATAGTAAGTCTGGGGTGGACCCAAGGATATACCTTTATAAACCGTCCCTGGGAGGCTGATACTGATGCTCCATGGACCACACATTGAGAACCACAGCTCTATCCTGCCCCCCACTCCTTGGGCAGGACTGAACTCTGAACAAAGAACATACTCGGGCTCTAGGTCAGAAATTCTTGATCACCAGCCACACCCGGGGCTACTCTATTCCAGCCCTAACTTTGTCATGTGTGTTCATGACTTTCTCTTCGGCTCAAACGTGCACTAAAACCCAGATCTGAATGCTATTTTCGTTAAAAAGCTGCCTTTCTTCTC from Bos indicus isolate NIAB-ARS_2022 breed Sahiwal x Tharparkar chromosome 23, NIAB-ARS_B.indTharparkar_mat_pri_1.0, whole genome shotgun sequence carries:
- the LOC139178980 gene encoding butyrophilin-like protein 1; amino-acid sequence: MEDFSRGSGLCHLTILLLLLPLPTGGSTGKFQVTGPLDPIVAVLGGEAVLPCSLFPAVSAEDMELRWFRSKSLETVFAYQNRQEQKEEQMTPYAGRTSLVGNRLNQGYAAVRIQRVQASDNGLYTCFFRKGHFYEEAGLELKVAGVGSAPQVRITGPEEDGVRVVCTASGWFPKPQVQWRDLSGEKFLAFSEAHTQDAEGLFSVEAALLVRDSSVGNVTCSILNPVLGREKAMAIFIPEPFFPQASPWKVAFSVSLTVLVILLLGAGCYTKREHSMKMQVRGEKETLCQTSEQDRQTKEEVLKDAAKFQEELERRKSAYLAAWRKAQLYADWRKEEFQEWPVTLDPGSAHSDLVVSHEKTSVTLKASCVNTADTCSVLGFEGITSGRCYWEVEIRDGDQSGWALGVCGEGVNRKGWYTESPDKGFWAVGRVERGYCACAVPQTPLSLMQAPHPRLRVGVFLDHQEGDVSFYNMTDGSHIFSFPQASFSGTLFPYFMIRYGDMSMTICSKVGGSEGLPVALSNPSLEEPVSLPGAGLSSGSGADGLPGAESPLLP